One window of the Hoplias malabaricus isolate fHopMal1 chromosome Y, fHopMal1.hap1, whole genome shotgun sequence genome contains the following:
- the LOC136679194 gene encoding P2X purinoceptor 2-like: MGFMDFFRDFFLGFWDYETPKIMVVKNRTLGVIYRTVQFLVITYFIWYVFISQKAYQDIETRPESSVYTEMRGVGVLGDSIRDTTEYVRPSEGGDVISTILSREVTHNQRQGKCAEHYNVPNANCTTDADCIKGEMDFDGHGQRTGHCVPYYNYTFKTCEIKTWCPIEDFAAVREPPLVEAVNFTVFIKNAIHFPKFKVLRVNIKPRKPKKLLKCYYHPKDNPYCPVFRLGYIAEQAREKFSELCRTGGVIGVFINWKCDFDVDPSACIPSYSFRRLDLKKNLPNSGYHYRFAKYYLKDGEEYRTLIKAYGIRLDIIVHGQAGKFSLIPTIINTVTAMTSVGICSIICDWIMLTFIDKNEVYSERKFDDASKESNPPTVTEITLTSFGSIHSDLSDGVPL; this comes from the exons ATGGGATTTATGGATTTCTTCAGGGATTTTTTCCTGGGTTTCTGGGATTATGAAACACCAAAGATTATGGTGGTGAAGAACAGGACACTGGGTGTCATTTACAGAACTGTACAATTTCTGGTAATCACGTATTTCATTTG GTATGTGTTTATCAGCCAGAAGGCTTATCAGGACATTGAGACACGGCCAGAGAGTTCAGTCTACACTGAGATGAGAGGAGTAGGCGTGCTGGGAGACAGCATACGAGACACTACAGAGTACGTCAGAccatctgag GGTGGTGATGTCATCAGCACAATATTGAGCAGAGAGGTGACACACAATCAAAGACAGGGAAAATGTGCTGAG CATTACAATGTCCCCAATGCAAACTGCACAACAGATGCTGACTGCATTAAGGGTGAAATGGACTTTGATGGTCATG GTCAGAGAACTGGACACTGTGTGCCTTACTACAACTACACCTTCAAAACATGTGAGATCAAAACCTGGTGCCCCATTGAGGATTTTGCAGCAGTGAG AGAACCACCACTAGTGGAAGCCGTCAATTTCACAGTCTTCATAAAGAATGCCATTCACTTCCCAAAGTTTAAAGTGCTCAG GGTGAACATCAAACCAAGGAAACCAAAGAAGCTACTTAAGTGTTATTATCACCCAAAGGACAACCCATACTGCCCTGTGTTCAGGCTGGGTTATATCGCTGAGCAGGCCCGTGAGAAGTTCAGTGAATTGTGCCGAACT GGTGGGGTGATTGGAGTGTTCATCAACTGGAAATGTGACTTTGATGTTGACCCATCAGCATGCATTCCCAGCTATTCCTTCAGGAGGCTGGACCTCAAGAAAAACCTGCCCAACTCTGGTTATCATTACAG GTTTGCCAAGTACTACCTCAAGGATGGTGAGGAGTATAGAACACTCATAAAGGCCTACGGCATTCGTCTTGATATTATTGTGCATGGACag GCAGGCAAATTTAGTCTTATTCCAACAATAATCAATACAGTCACAGCAATGACATCAGTGGGGATA tgctctATCATCTGTGACTGGATAATGCTGACGTTTATTGACAAGAATGAAGTCTACAGTGAGAGGAAGTTTGATGAT GCATCTAAGGAGTCCAATCCACCAACAGTAACAGAGATCACGCTCACAAGCTTTGGTTCCATCCACTCTGACCTGTCAGATGGAGTTCCACTCTAA